One genomic segment of Desulfovibrio sp. UCD-KL4C includes these proteins:
- a CDS encoding glycosyltransferase family 1 protein, translating into MNTYIFIPPVRKPTGGITVFCQIASILARQGNNVRLVLREAGSWMPPLNEGDPEPILWDELKLCKDDLWLVPEGWVNSLAPGLNAGAKCVVYCQNWAYLFSSLPKGVLWQNLPVSFLAVSHPVEWFMQQTLGSVSPILRPGIDTNLFYPPENIADGPLRIAYMPRKNKALVRQIKSIFEARNPNCDVRWIEIANMDAQGVAAALRTSHIFLVSGFPEGCPLPPLEALASGCIPVGFSGFGGWDYMRQLDGAVFKPWWPLRDVEWSGNGFWSADADVLDAAFNLEKALNLWLEGGVALDSALAAGQQTVRSYTLGIQAETVSKIWDNFQS; encoded by the coding sequence ATGAATACATATATATTTATACCGCCGGTCAGAAAGCCTACCGGAGGCATCACGGTCTTTTGTCAGATAGCTTCTATTCTTGCGCGTCAGGGAAATAATGTTCGCCTTGTTCTGCGTGAAGCAGGCAGCTGGATGCCTCCGTTGAATGAAGGAGATCCAGAGCCCATTTTGTGGGACGAGTTGAAACTTTGTAAAGATGACCTATGGCTAGTGCCGGAAGGATGGGTAAATAGCCTTGCTCCCGGGCTTAATGCCGGAGCAAAGTGCGTTGTTTACTGCCAGAATTGGGCGTATCTTTTTTCTTCTCTGCCGAAAGGAGTCTTATGGCAAAACCTGCCTGTTTCATTCCTCGCTGTATCTCATCCTGTTGAATGGTTTATGCAGCAGACCCTTGGCTCCGTTTCACCCATATTAAGGCCCGGTATAGATACAAATCTCTTTTATCCTCCTGAAAATATTGCCGATGGTCCTCTTAGAATTGCCTACATGCCTCGCAAAAACAAAGCATTAGTCCGCCAGATTAAATCTATATTCGAAGCTCGTAATCCAAATTGTGATGTTCGCTGGATTGAAATTGCTAATATGGATGCACAAGGTGTGGCTGCTGCTTTAAGAACCAGCCACATTTTTTTGGTATCAGGATTTCCTGAAGGATGTCCGCTTCCGCCGCTTGAAGCTCTAGCATCCGGCTGTATACCAGTAGGGTTTTCCGGTTTTGGAGGGTGGGATTATATGCGTCAGCTTGATGGGGCTGTTTTTAAGCCTTGGTGGCCTCTGCGTGATGTTGAATGGTCCGGCAACGGATTCTGGTCAGCTGACGCAGATGTGCTTGATGCGGCGTTTAATCTTGAAAAGGCGCTTAATCTATGGCTTGAAGGCGGCGTAGCGCTTGACAGCGCGCTAGCCGCAGGGCAACAAACCGTCCGTTCCTATACGCTGGGAATTCAGGCTGAAACAGTAAGTAAGATATGGGATAATTTTCAAAGTTAA
- a CDS encoding cobyric acid synthase — translation MQATQDNITNLAKQETKYAHGGNIKKLAERAGCPSSELLDFSANINPLGPPPWLQQVVINALNEVDKYPDPESAELTLAACQKYSVWPTECIAGNGASELISAITRLGGYKRAVIPVPCYVDYERSCAIAGLKTEQIPLDPQKGFAPDFDKLSSFLSASPALVFLAQPNNPTGTAFDPEELKKIARAHPDSRFIVDESFADFIPNLERLTGKRPPNVITILSLTKFYAIPGLRLGLAFASPDIIMALKNILPCWSVNLLAQTVGLRCIKDEEYARQTIETTTRLREELVQGIAKIPGIKTFPAQANFMLCQVQRVGMDATGLIEHLIKNNIAVRHCENFDGLDSTYFRIAVRTAEENTKFIDGLRSFTGMEVTATKAKKTPALMIQGTCSNAGKSILAAAFCRIFLQDGYKVAPFKAQNMSLNSFVTDNGLEMGRAQVTQAAACKQSPDVRMNPVLLKPNSNTGSQIIVMGKPVGNMKVLDYVKYKPTAFEAVKKAYDSISADSDIMVIEGAGSPAEINLKQHDIVNMAMAEYAEAKVIITGDIDRGGVFAALSGTMDLIDAHERKMVCGFLLNKFRGDASLLTPALDFTLSRTGKPVLGVIPHIENLGLPDEDSVSFKQDINKSGSRGKQSDCVDIVCIDLPRISNFTDLDALKGEPDVNLRIVDNPNEIGTPDAIIIPGSKSTLSDLTHIKESGLAQAILNLKDKSEIIGICGGLQMLGQYISDPDEIESEVITADGLGLLPLQTTLAQEKTLTRTNGTHGFSKMDVSGYEIHHGKTEPLLPTVRAMIVPKGLTGSVPISKVLGFGIKSGMIWGTYLHGIFDADEFRRWFIDSLREKKGLPKLEKIQTTFGMEDALDRLAKVVRENVDMKAIYNALGM, via the coding sequence ATGCAGGCCACACAGGACAATATCACAAATCTGGCAAAACAAGAAACCAAGTACGCTCATGGCGGCAACATTAAAAAACTTGCTGAACGGGCAGGATGCCCTTCGTCCGAGCTTCTTGATTTTTCCGCAAATATTAATCCACTCGGACCTCCGCCGTGGTTGCAGCAGGTTGTCATCAACGCACTTAATGAAGTTGACAAATACCCTGATCCTGAAAGTGCTGAACTTACTCTTGCCGCCTGTCAGAAGTATTCCGTATGGCCTACAGAATGTATTGCCGGAAACGGTGCTTCTGAACTTATCAGCGCAATTACGCGCCTTGGCGGATACAAGCGAGCTGTAATCCCCGTACCTTGCTATGTAGATTATGAGCGTTCCTGCGCAATCGCAGGCCTTAAAACAGAACAAATTCCTTTAGATCCGCAAAAAGGATTTGCGCCGGATTTCGATAAGCTTTCATCCTTCCTATCAGCTTCACCTGCATTGGTATTTTTGGCTCAGCCTAATAATCCCACAGGTACAGCATTTGACCCAGAAGAACTAAAAAAAATCGCACGCGCCCATCCAGATTCACGCTTTATCGTTGATGAATCCTTTGCCGACTTTATCCCAAATTTAGAAAGACTCACCGGCAAACGCCCGCCCAACGTCATTACGATTCTCTCGCTGACCAAATTTTATGCCATCCCGGGACTGCGCCTTGGCCTCGCTTTTGCTTCACCGGATATCATAATGGCACTTAAAAACATTCTGCCCTGCTGGTCCGTAAACCTCCTCGCACAGACAGTAGGACTCAGATGCATCAAGGATGAAGAGTATGCGCGCCAGACGATTGAAACTACCACCCGCTTGCGTGAAGAACTTGTTCAAGGAATCGCCAAAATACCGGGCATTAAGACTTTCCCTGCACAGGCAAACTTTATGCTCTGCCAAGTTCAGCGAGTCGGCATGGATGCAACAGGTCTCATTGAACACCTGATAAAAAATAACATTGCCGTGCGCCACTGCGAGAACTTTGATGGTCTGGACTCCACCTATTTCCGCATAGCGGTCAGAACTGCTGAGGAAAATACAAAATTTATCGACGGCTTACGTTCCTTCACAGGAATGGAAGTAACCGCGACAAAGGCGAAGAAAACTCCTGCCCTCATGATTCAGGGGACCTGCTCCAATGCGGGCAAATCCATTCTTGCGGCGGCTTTTTGCAGAATTTTTCTGCAAGACGGATACAAAGTCGCTCCGTTTAAAGCACAGAACATGTCACTCAACTCCTTTGTCACTGACAATGGCTTGGAGATGGGACGAGCACAAGTGACTCAAGCAGCGGCTTGTAAACAGTCTCCTGATGTCCGCATGAATCCTGTTCTGTTAAAACCGAACAGCAACACGGGATCGCAAATAATAGTAATGGGCAAACCTGTCGGGAACATGAAAGTTCTGGACTACGTAAAGTACAAGCCCACAGCTTTTGAAGCCGTTAAAAAGGCATACGATTCCATAAGTGCTGACAGCGATATCATGGTGATAGAAGGAGCCGGAAGCCCAGCTGAAATAAATCTTAAGCAGCACGACATTGTTAATATGGCAATGGCTGAATATGCAGAGGCCAAAGTTATCATCACAGGTGATATTGATCGCGGAGGAGTCTTTGCAGCACTTTCCGGAACTATGGACTTAATCGATGCGCATGAACGCAAAATGGTCTGCGGATTTCTGCTCAATAAATTCAGAGGAGATGCATCACTGCTCACTCCCGCACTGGATTTCACCTTAAGCCGCACAGGAAAACCCGTACTAGGAGTAATCCCGCACATAGAGAATTTAGGCCTGCCTGACGAAGATTCTGTTTCATTTAAACAGGACATAAATAAGTCCGGTAGTCGTGGTAAACAAAGCGACTGTGTCGATATAGTCTGCATAGATCTACCGCGCATTTCAAATTTCACGGACCTCGACGCGCTGAAAGGTGAGCCCGATGTAAATTTGCGAATAGTCGACAATCCTAATGAAATAGGAACTCCTGACGCGATAATTATCCCCGGCAGCAAAAGCACTCTTTCGGACCTTACACATATTAAAGAAAGCGGTCTTGCACAGGCAATTTTAAACCTTAAAGACAAATCAGAAATAATAGGAATATGCGGCGGACTTCAAATGCTGGGTCAATACATCAGCGACCCAGATGAAATAGAATCGGAAGTAATTACCGCAGACGGATTAGGACTTCTGCCACTCCAGACAACTCTGGCGCAGGAAAAAACTCTAACCCGTACCAACGGTACCCACGGTTTCAGCAAAATGGATGTCAGCGGTTATGAAATCCATCACGGCAAAACCGAACCACTGTTGCCTACAGTACGTGCCATGATTGTTCCCAAAGGGCTTACAGGATCAGTTCCTATCTCTAAGGTTCTAGGGTTCGGAATTAAATCAGGCATGATATGGGGAACATACCTGCACGGTATATTCGATGCCGACGAGTTTAGACGCTGGTTTATTGATTCGCTACGTGAGAAAAAAGGTCTGCCTAAACTTGAAAAAATCCAGACAACATTCGGAATGGAAGACGCACTGGACAGACTAGCAAAAGTGGTGCGGGAGAATGTCGATATGAAAGCAATTTATAATGCGCTTGGAATGTAG
- a CDS encoding aldo/keto reductase, whose protein sequence is MSGIKNFKTLGNSDIKISKLGLGCMGLSEFYGEPASEEQATKLIHHALESGVNFFDTADMYGAGHNEKLLATALKDRRDKAVIATKFGIVRASGEYARDISGKPEYVRKSCHESLRRLGTDYIDLYYIHRVDVNTPIEETTGEMAKLVKEGKIKAIGISEASAETLRRAHAVHPVSALQSEYSMLTRDPEKEMLALTKELGVTFVPYSPICRGLLSSSKLAEDNPADVRKMLPRFQKEAYENNKAIADSLSLIADKKGCSLAQLSLAWVMAQGENIVPIPGTTKIKNLDSNINSLTVPFSHKELQVIDKLLIEHKVLGDRYTQEGMKGVNG, encoded by the coding sequence ATGTCTGGCATTAAAAACTTTAAAACATTAGGCAACAGCGATATCAAAATTTCAAAACTCGGACTCGGCTGTATGGGACTTAGTGAATTCTACGGAGAACCTGCCTCCGAAGAACAGGCCACAAAACTTATTCATCATGCTCTGGAAAGCGGAGTGAATTTCTTTGATACTGCAGATATGTACGGAGCAGGCCATAATGAAAAACTGCTTGCTACGGCTCTAAAAGATAGACGCGATAAAGCCGTTATCGCAACAAAATTCGGTATCGTACGAGCAAGCGGCGAATATGCCCGCGACATATCCGGTAAACCTGAATACGTGCGCAAATCCTGCCATGAAAGTTTACGCAGACTAGGCACAGATTACATTGATTTATATTACATTCATCGAGTTGATGTGAATACGCCGATTGAAGAAACTACCGGAGAAATGGCAAAACTTGTTAAAGAAGGCAAAATCAAAGCTATTGGAATATCCGAAGCTTCGGCGGAAACTTTACGCAGAGCACACGCAGTTCATCCAGTTTCTGCGTTGCAGTCTGAATATTCAATGTTAACCCGTGACCCTGAAAAGGAAATGCTGGCGCTGACAAAGGAACTGGGTGTAACTTTTGTTCCATACAGCCCCATCTGCCGAGGCCTTTTAAGCTCCAGCAAACTAGCTGAAGATAATCCCGCAGATGTCAGAAAAATGCTGCCACGTTTTCAAAAGGAAGCTTATGAAAACAACAAAGCCATTGCAGACAGTCTTAGCTTAATCGCAGATAAAAAAGGCTGTTCCCTTGCGCAGCTTTCGCTAGCATGGGTAATGGCACAAGGTGAAAACATTGTTCCAATACCTGGTACAACCAAGATCAAAAATCTTGATTCAAATATAAATTCATTAACAGTGCCATTCTCTCACAAAGAATTACAAGTTATCGATAAACTTTTAATTGAACATAAAGTTCTTGGTGACAGATATACCCAGGAAGGAATGAAAGGCGTTAATGGCTAG
- a CDS encoding tetratricopeptide repeat protein, whose protein sequence is MNPDENGQLRDELKLISDRAYSLFSAGQIEPAQDLWFRVVKLDPDHAVALFMLGLCAQKCGDHTAAVDFFTRASTLIPNEADILNSLGVSLKNLGRPAEAFAVFERALALQPDDGFAAFNAGTVLIVLDCLDEALKYFKISTQTAELYSDAQEALIRVLCKLGKDKEALSACENLIVADPRNPAGHFGLCDILARLNKPEQALPHCQCAVDLVPDNPVYLSQLGDILYNIGRNDDAVLRYREALEYDPVDVSTRNNLGAALKALGKYGQAEEEFKRCLEINPNHPSALVNRGFSAKESGDSDKGAWYFERAVSIAPADLDLKLYLCMSRIPPYYDSDEDITLCRERYEHDLSALYREVTNAEKNGDKKSLAKLVDAVGKLQPYCLPYQGQCDRELMKIYGSVIFKAVNASFSEIVTKAQNSFPFVSMSPKEGERIRVGIVSGHFRNHSVWKMPVKGWVSGLDRKRFEVVGYSTSHLVDSETDVARQIFDIFRDNLKTVTALAESVVSDAPHVLIYPELGMDPLCAKSACLKLAPVQCVSWGHPETSGLESIDYFLSSDLMEPVDGQEHYSEQLVRLPGLGIDYISTSPDPSGDSRADFGLAETDVVYLCLQTLYKYLPQQDRIFTKIAKHVPDSRFVFIANSGASHLNRRFRTRLEKVFSEADLNPHDRLVFLPSLLGDRFQALIGLGDVFLDSFGWSGCNSSLETMSKSVAPVTLPGTLMRGRHTEAFLTRMDLGELIASSAEDYVEKAVRLGLDPDYRRKMSKLISERIGLCYDGSDTVKGLERFLEKVVLLPPKDHS, encoded by the coding sequence GTGAATCCAGATGAGAACGGACAATTACGGGATGAACTGAAGCTTATTTCAGACCGTGCGTACTCGCTTTTTTCTGCGGGGCAGATAGAACCTGCACAGGATCTTTGGTTCCGTGTTGTAAAACTTGATCCTGATCACGCTGTTGCTCTTTTCATGCTCGGTCTATGTGCTCAGAAGTGTGGAGATCACACTGCTGCTGTTGATTTTTTTACCCGTGCTTCCACCCTCATTCCTAATGAAGCTGATATTCTTAACTCACTTGGTGTTTCTCTAAAAAATCTAGGCCGTCCGGCAGAGGCTTTTGCTGTTTTTGAGCGGGCTTTAGCGTTGCAACCTGATGACGGTTTTGCCGCATTTAATGCTGGCACAGTCCTGATAGTTCTTGATTGTCTGGATGAAGCCTTGAAATATTTTAAAATTTCTACTCAAACTGCAGAACTTTATTCTGACGCTCAGGAAGCTTTAATTCGAGTCTTATGCAAGCTCGGTAAAGACAAGGAAGCCTTGTCGGCCTGTGAGAATCTTATTGTTGCGGACCCTCGAAATCCGGCCGGACATTTCGGGCTTTGTGATATTCTGGCTCGTTTGAACAAGCCGGAACAAGCTCTTCCGCATTGTCAGTGTGCGGTGGATCTTGTTCCTGATAATCCTGTGTATCTGTCTCAACTTGGGGATATTTTATATAATATTGGTCGAAACGATGATGCTGTTTTGCGTTACCGCGAAGCCTTGGAATATGATCCTGTTGATGTCAGTACTCGTAATAATCTTGGTGCGGCTTTAAAAGCACTTGGTAAGTACGGGCAGGCTGAAGAAGAATTTAAGCGTTGTCTTGAAATTAATCCGAATCATCCTTCTGCTCTGGTTAATCGGGGTTTTTCCGCTAAAGAATCTGGTGATTCCGATAAAGGTGCATGGTACTTTGAACGGGCTGTCTCCATTGCTCCAGCGGACCTGGATCTCAAACTTTATCTGTGCATGAGTCGCATCCCTCCTTACTACGACAGTGATGAAGACATTACTCTTTGCCGAGAAAGGTATGAGCATGATTTAAGTGCTCTATACCGTGAAGTTACTAATGCTGAGAAAAACGGTGATAAAAAGTCTCTGGCAAAACTTGTTGACGCGGTGGGGAAACTTCAGCCCTACTGTCTGCCGTATCAGGGACAGTGTGACCGCGAGCTTATGAAAATCTACGGCTCCGTAATCTTTAAAGCTGTTAATGCAAGTTTTTCAGAAATAGTCACGAAGGCTCAAAATTCATTTCCCTTTGTATCAATGTCCCCCAAAGAAGGGGAGCGCATACGAGTCGGTATTGTCTCGGGACATTTTCGCAATCATTCTGTTTGGAAAATGCCCGTTAAGGGTTGGGTTTCCGGACTTGATCGTAAACGATTTGAAGTTGTCGGCTATAGCACATCTCATCTGGTTGATAGTGAAACAGATGTTGCGCGGCAGATTTTCGATATTTTCAGAGATAATCTGAAAACGGTTACGGCTCTGGCTGAGTCCGTGGTTAGTGATGCTCCGCATGTCCTGATTTATCCTGAACTTGGAATGGACCCGCTTTGCGCTAAGTCGGCTTGTTTAAAGTTGGCTCCGGTTCAGTGCGTGTCTTGGGGGCATCCTGAAACCAGCGGCCTCGAAAGTATAGACTATTTTCTTTCCAGTGATTTGATGGAGCCTGTCGATGGGCAGGAACATTACAGTGAGCAATTAGTCAGGTTGCCAGGGCTGGGTATTGATTATATTTCTACTTCGCCTGATCCAAGCGGAGATAGTCGGGCTGATTTCGGTCTTGCTGAAACAGATGTTGTATATCTGTGTTTGCAAACTCTTTATAAGTATTTGCCGCAGCAGGATAGAATTTTTACCAAGATAGCGAAGCATGTTCCTGATTCACGCTTTGTATTCATTGCAAACAGCGGAGCAAGTCACCTTAACCGCCGCTTTCGTACCCGTCTTGAAAAGGTTTTCAGCGAGGCAGATTTAAACCCACATGATCGGTTGGTCTTTTTGCCCTCGCTACTGGGCGATCGCTTTCAGGCTTTGATAGGATTGGGAGATGTTTTTTTAGATTCTTTCGGCTGGTCCGGTTGCAATTCAAGCCTTGAGACCATGTCTAAAAGTGTTGCACCTGTTACTTTGCCCGGAACGCTTATGCGTGGCAGACATACGGAGGCATTTCTTACGCGTATGGATCTTGGCGAGCTGATAGCTTCTTCTGCCGAAGATTATGTCGAGAAAGCCGTTCGCCTTGGGCTTGATCCTGATTACCGCCGCAAAATGTCTAAGCTTATTAGTGAACGTATCGGACTTTGCTATGACGGAAGTGATACTGTGAAAGGGCTAGAGCGTTTTCTTGAGAAAGTTGTACTTCTGCCACCAAAGGATCACTCTTAA
- a CDS encoding GNAT family N-acetyltransferase, producing the protein MSQIIRKAIAADYPLLGDIWLSASIKAHSFVPDEFWVSKVDIMRDEYLPASETWVIENGGCLAGFFCLVDDVLAAIFIAPEWQGNGCGSQLMEKAKKLRLRLELSVYTANSSAIDFYKFHGFKIVEERQDVHTSCAEFVMEWKG; encoded by the coding sequence ATGTCTCAAATAATTAGAAAAGCCATTGCAGCTGATTATCCTCTTCTTGGTGATATCTGGCTCAGTGCTTCCATAAAGGCCCATTCTTTTGTTCCAGATGAATTTTGGGTCAGTAAGGTAGATATTATGCGTGATGAATATCTGCCCGCATCTGAAACTTGGGTTATTGAAAACGGCGGTTGCTTAGCCGGATTCTTTTGTCTTGTGGATGATGTGCTTGCAGCTATCTTTATCGCTCCGGAATGGCAGGGAAATGGTTGCGGTTCTCAGTTAATGGAGAAAGCAAAGAAGCTGCGTTTACGGTTGGAATTATCTGTTTATACTGCTAACTCCAGTGCAATTGATTTTTATAAATTTCACGGTTTTAAGATCGTTGAGGAGCGGCAGGACGTGCATACTTCATGTGCTGAGTTTGTTATGGAGTGGAAGGGCTAA
- a CDS encoding response regulator, which produces MKIMIVESDTEFRENLATRLINAGLKVFESDNLDEAKEQIIRNKLQIIVLGLSGFGRNSLAFMKTVSTIVPDLKIILITQRNTIPLSIEAMNLGACAEVPVPVDIAVLLKTLRSADNR; this is translated from the coding sequence ATGAAAATAATGATTGTTGAAAGTGACACGGAATTTCGCGAAAACTTAGCAACAAGACTCATCAATGCGGGGTTGAAAGTTTTTGAATCCGACAATCTGGATGAAGCTAAAGAGCAAATTATAAGAAATAAGTTACAGATAATTGTGCTCGGCTTATCTGGATTTGGGAGAAATTCACTTGCATTCATGAAAACAGTTTCAACAATTGTTCCTGATTTGAAAATTATTTTAATTACTCAGCGCAACACGATTCCACTTTCAATTGAAGCCATGAATCTTGGAGCATGTGCTGAAGTTCCAGTTCCTGTCGACATTGCAGTTTTATTAAAAACTTTACGATCAGCCGACAACCGCTAA
- a CDS encoding dinitrogenase iron-molybdenum cofactor biosynthesis protein gives MDKKLLIPLFNNEVAPRFDIATDVLLVKIRPNGDYDERIIVLPQASAEDLCALATSDKTDTLICGGIDDEHYQYLIWKGIKVLDNVIGPIKKVIDAHKKKVLIVGSNFYSS, from the coding sequence ATGGATAAAAAACTACTCATTCCCCTGTTCAACAACGAAGTAGCTCCGCGCTTCGACATTGCCACGGACGTACTCTTAGTAAAAATAAGACCGAACGGAGACTATGACGAACGGATTATTGTTCTTCCGCAAGCTTCTGCCGAAGATTTATGCGCCCTTGCAACATCCGATAAAACCGACACTCTAATCTGTGGCGGGATTGACGACGAGCATTACCAATATTTAATTTGGAAAGGTATTAAAGTACTCGACAACGTAATCGGGCCTATAAAAAAAGTAATTGATGCTCACAAGAAAAAAGTTCTCATAGTTGGCTCAAATTTTTATTCTTCCTAA
- a CDS encoding TatD family hydrolase has product MSKKKKRALPQTVGINVSGVETHAHLDMEDFKEDLPEVMARAKECGIAKIGNVFLGSQIYEANRFLFDAYPEVFFLLGIHPNDADKYTDAEGEAIRAAFKSDSRLKAVGEIGLDYYWDDVPPAVQEKTFRAQLELADELDMPVVIHSRDAHEKTLEILDDYGWSGKPLLWHCFGSGIATAKRILDNGWYISIPGPITYKKNEEAQEAAKYIPVERMVLETDCPYLSPEPWRGKRNEPAYVVFTAAKVAELKGMDVNELWAACAKNAYDFFGL; this is encoded by the coding sequence ATGTCAAAAAAGAAAAAAAGAGCCTTGCCGCAGACTGTCGGCATAAATGTGTCCGGTGTTGAAACTCATGCACACCTTGATATGGAAGATTTTAAAGAAGACCTACCTGAAGTAATGGCAAGGGCTAAAGAATGCGGAATTGCGAAGATCGGTAATGTTTTTCTAGGATCGCAAATATACGAAGCTAATCGTTTTCTTTTTGATGCATATCCTGAAGTATTTTTCCTGCTAGGAATTCATCCCAATGATGCAGATAAATATACCGATGCTGAGGGGGAAGCCATCCGCGCTGCGTTCAAGTCGGACAGTCGTTTGAAAGCCGTTGGTGAAATAGGGCTGGATTATTATTGGGACGATGTCCCCCCTGCTGTGCAGGAAAAGACTTTTCGCGCTCAGCTTGAACTTGCTGACGAACTTGATATGCCAGTTGTAATCCACAGCCGTGATGCACATGAAAAAACTCTTGAAATTTTGGACGATTACGGTTGGTCAGGCAAGCCTCTGCTCTGGCATTGCTTCGGTTCTGGCATTGCAACTGCGAAAAGGATTCTTGATAACGGCTGGTACATTTCCATCCCGGGCCCGATTACCTATAAGAAGAATGAAGAAGCACAGGAAGCCGCAAAGTATATTCCTGTTGAGCGAATGGTTCTTGAAACCGATTGTCCGTACCTTTCCCCTGAGCCGTGGCGTGGCAAACGCAATGAACCTGCATATGTGGTTTTCACTGCGGCAAAGGTCGCAGAGCTTAAAGGAATGGACGTGAATGAGCTTTGGGCCGCCTGTGCAAAGAATGCCTATGACTTTTTCGGACTGTAG
- a CDS encoding sigma 54-interacting transcriptional regulator, whose product MKNEKSYSVSGLLNQQILLPDLLDEVPMGIAVLDINGKIEIVNRTWQIMTGADPESVIGLKCMLGLRCDYCFKGCPIMAGKTNFTAIATDADIIDRSRIKIPIRLTIAPIFSGDNTLSGFVETIQDIRQVAELSSSANKAYSVGGLIGTSPQMIKVFSMIPSIAATDSSVLITGETGTGKDVLAEAMHNASDRAGGPFIKVNCGALPETLLESELFGHVKGAFTGAHENRPGRIKLAHNGSFFLTEVGDLPLSLQVKLLSFLDDREIYPLGSSKGFKANVRIIVATHRDLKQMVHDKLFRADLLFRLNVVHLHLPPLRERGEDILLLKNHFLKEYSNKFNKKIRGFTKKAAKILLGYHFPGNVRELSNIVEYAVNFCDRDCIGTEHLPAYLTEQDILRPVVESVKASSEQNIQKVYSPAESWEHAEKQMIIDALIKNGGRKAEAANSLGWSRSTFWRKIKKHSING is encoded by the coding sequence GTGAAAAACGAAAAATCATACTCTGTCAGCGGACTTTTAAATCAGCAAATTCTTTTGCCGGACCTTCTTGATGAAGTGCCTATGGGTATTGCTGTCCTTGATATTAACGGCAAAATAGAAATAGTAAACCGCACATGGCAAATCATGACCGGGGCTGACCCCGAGTCAGTAATTGGCCTCAAATGTATGCTTGGATTACGTTGCGATTATTGTTTTAAAGGATGCCCTATAATGGCTGGTAAAACAAACTTTACTGCCATTGCAACGGATGCTGATATTATTGATAGGTCACGCATCAAAATTCCTATTAGACTAACCATCGCTCCCATTTTTTCAGGCGACAATACACTTTCTGGATTTGTAGAAACAATTCAAGATATCCGGCAGGTTGCGGAACTTAGCAGTAGCGCAAACAAGGCCTATTCAGTCGGTGGGCTTATCGGAACAAGCCCGCAAATGATAAAAGTTTTCAGCATGATACCGAGCATTGCAGCTACAGATTCATCTGTTCTCATCACCGGAGAAACCGGAACAGGAAAAGACGTGCTCGCCGAGGCTATGCATAATGCATCGGACCGCGCAGGAGGTCCGTTTATTAAAGTTAACTGCGGAGCTTTGCCGGAAACACTGCTTGAGTCTGAACTTTTTGGCCACGTGAAAGGAGCTTTTACCGGAGCACATGAAAACCGCCCCGGACGCATAAAGCTGGCACACAACGGTTCATTTTTCCTAACTGAAGTAGGCGATCTTCCACTGTCCCTTCAAGTTAAACTGCTCTCGTTTCTTGATGATAGGGAAATTTACCCGCTCGGAAGTTCAAAAGGCTTTAAAGCAAATGTGCGTATAATTGTTGCGACACATCGTGACCTGAAACAAATGGTTCACGATAAATTATTCAGGGCTGACCTTCTGTTCAGACTAAACGTAGTTCATCTTCACCTGCCGCCGCTTAGAGAAAGGGGTGAAGATATTCTCTTACTTAAGAATCATTTCCTTAAAGAATACAGTAATAAATTTAATAAAAAGATTAGAGGGTTCACCAAGAAAGCCGCCAAAATTCTTCTTGGCTATCACTTTCCTGGCAATGTCCGTGAACTTAGCAACATTGTAGAATATGCAGTAAATTTCTGTGACCGTGATTGCATAGGAACAGAGCATCTCCCAGCATACCTCACTGAGCAAGACATTCTACGACCTGTAGTTGAATCAGTAAAAGCGTCCTCAGAACAAAATATCCAGAAGGTATACTCCCCTGCTGAAAGCTGGGAACATGCAGAAAAGCAAATGATTATAGATGCTTTGATTAAAAATGGTGGACGAAAAGCCGAAGCGGCAAACTCCCTTGGTTGGAGCAGATCTACATTCTGGCGTAAAATTAAAAAGCATTCCATTAACGGGTAA